In a single window of the Zea mays cultivar B73 chromosome 5, Zm-B73-REFERENCE-NAM-5.0, whole genome shotgun sequence genome:
- the LOC100275784 gene encoding uncharacterized protein LOC100275784: protein MRGPNTKAFQQGFVLKNMISSLQACCNISSSGSAGGATATMSLQQRKRAIKASVDIAMAASARGGGARWPQAVLAPSSSSSSSPSARTPSPSSPGKKKKNTRGVCKKKVVRRSCLHHTRTRRRRDGSIAGTTSSSLARTTAAAGTTLGSCREIARRLVRKRTMVLRKMIPGGELLHDEISLLHEAVDYVTHLHAQVDALRRISNAVQRARLS from the coding sequence ATGCGAGGCCCCAACACCAAGGCCTTCCAGCAAGGCTTCGTCCTCAAGAACATGATCTCGAGTCTCCAAGCCTGCTGCAATATCTCATCCTCTGGCTCCGCGGGCGGCGCCACCGCCACGATGAGTCTCCAGCAGAGGAAGCGCGCCATCAAGGCGTCGGTCGACATCGCCATGGCGGCTTCTGCCCGCGGCGGTGGGGCGCGGTGGCCACAGGCCGTCTTGGCTCCaagttcgtcgtcgtcgtcgtcgccgtctgcTAGAAcgccgtcgccgtcgtcgccggggaagaagaagaagaacacgcGCGGCGTGTGCAAGAAGAAGGTCGTGAGGCGGTCGTGTCTCCACCACACGAGGACGCGGAGACGGAGGGATGGCAGCATTGCTGGTACCACGTCCTCGTCGCTTGCAAGGACGACGGCAGCGGCGGGAACGACGCTCGGTAGCTGCAGGGAGATCGCGCGGAGGCTGGTGAGGAAGAGGACCATGGTGCTCAGGAAGATGATTCCCGGAGGCGAGCTGCTCCATGATGAGATCTCGCTGCTTCATGAGGCTGTGGACTACGTTACTCACCTACACGCGCAAGTTGACGCTCTCAGGCGCATCTCGAACGCGGTGCAACGAGCGAGGTTGAGCTAG